A section of the Telopea speciosissima isolate NSW1024214 ecotype Mountain lineage chromosome 3, Tspe_v1, whole genome shotgun sequence genome encodes:
- the LOC122656982 gene encoding fimbrin-2-like isoform X2, translating to MSKLKVVGDTMTEEERASFLLESHVNMDEEIDFEVFLRVYLKMQAHANAKMGSGAKNSSAFLKAATTTLLHTISESEKASYVAHINNYLGQDEFLKKYLPIDPSTNDLFEIAKDGVLLCKLINVAVPGTIDERAINTKRVLNPWERNENHTLCLNSAKAIGCTVVNIGTQDFIEGRRHLVLGVISQIIKIQLLADLNLKKTPQLVELVDDSKDMEELMSLAPEKILLRWMNFQLKKGGYKKPVTNFSSDVKDGEAYACLLNVLAPEHSNPSMLSVKDPLQKAKLILEHADRMGCKRYLTPKDIVEGSPNLNLAFVAHIFQLRNGLSSQTKQISYVEISPDDAQVSREERAFRLWINSLGNSTYIDNVFEDVRNGWVLLEALDKVLPGIVNWKIATKPPIKMPFRKVENCNQVVKIGKQLKFSLVNVAGHDIVQGNKKLILAFLWQLMRYNILQLLKNLRFHSHEKAITDADILEWANKKVRDAGRHSRMDSFKDKSLSDGIFFLELLSAVEARVVSWSLVTKGENDEEKKMNATYIISIARKLGCSIFLLPEDIMEVNQKMILTLTASIMYWFLKQPVERYNENGSSLETMSNSTTDDTASETSTE from the exons ATGTCGAAACTGAAAGTTGTTGGAGACACTATGACTGAGGAAGAGAGGGCTTCGTTTCTGCTCGAGTCGCACGTGAACATGGACGAGGAGATCGATTTCGAAGTCTTTCTCCGG GTTTATCTCAAAATGCAAGCGCATGCAAATGCTAAAATGGGCAGTGGCGCGAAAAACTCATCTGCGTTTCTCAAGGCTGCTACGACTACATTGCTTCATACCATTAGTGAATCTGAGAAGGCATCTTATGTTGCACATATTAACAACTACCTTGGACAAGATGAGTTCTTGAAGAAATACCTTCCTATAGATCCTTCCACTAATGATCTCTTTGAGATTGCAAAGGATGGTGTTCTTTTATG TAAGCTCATCAATGTCGCAGTACCAGGTACTATTGATGAACGAGCCATCAATACTAAGAGAGTACTCAATCCATGGGAAAGGAATGAGAACCATACACTGTGCCTCAACTCTGCTAAGGCCATAGGATGTACGGTAGTTAATATTGGGACACAGGACTTCATCGAAGGAAGG cgTCATCTTGTGCTTGGGGTGATTTCTCAAATTATTAAG ATACAACTATTGGCGGACCTCAACTTGAAGAAAACACCCCAGTTGGTAGAACTAGTTGATGATAGTAAG GATATGGAGGAGCTAATGAGCTTAGCACCAGAGAAGATTCTACTCAGGTGGATGAACTTTCAGCTGAAGAAAGGAGGATACAAGAAACCCGTTACAAACTTCTCTTCTGATGTCAAG GATGGAGAGGCTTATGCATGCCTACTAAATGTTCTGGCACCAGAGCACAGTAATCCATCTATGTTGTCTGTGAAGGATCCTTTACAAAAAGCAAAATTAATCCTTGAACATGCAGATAGAATGGGTTGCAAGAGATACCTAACCCCAAAAGACATTGTGGAGGGTTCTCCAAATCTTAACCTAGCTTTTGTTGCACATATTTTTCAGCTTAG GAATGGACTCTCATCCCAGACGAAGCAAATATCCTATGTTGAAATTTCACCAGATGATGCACAAGTCTCTAGGGAAGAAAGAGCATTTCGCCTTTGGATCAATAGTCTTGGAAATTCAACATATATTGATAATGTATTTGAAGATGTTAGAAATGG ATGGGTACTCTTAGAAGCCCTAGACAAGGTGTTACCAGGGATAGTTAATTGGAAGATTGCAACCAAACCTCCAATTAAAATGCCATTCAGGAAAGTAGAAAACTGTAACCAAGTTGTGAAGATTGGGAAACAATTGAAGTTTTCCCTGGTCAATGTTGCTGGACATGATATCGTGCAAGGGAATAAGAAACTAATATTAG CTTTCTTGTGGCAATTAATGCGGTACAACATTCTCCAACTTCTAAAGAACCTCAGATTCCATTCTCATGAGAAGGCAATCACAGATGCTGATATTCTAGAATGGGCTAATAAAAAAGTTAGGGATGCAGGGAGGCATAGTCGTATGGATAGTTTTAAG GATAAAAGTTTGTCAGATGGCATTTTTTTCCTTGAATTGCTTAGTGCGGTAGAAGCAAGAGTTGTTAGTTGGAGTCTTGTTACAAAAGGGGAAAATG ATGAGGAGAAAAAGATGAATGCCACGTATATTATCAGTATTGCAAGGAAGCTTGGATGCTCAATTTTTCTACTCCCAGAAGATATAATGGAG GTGAACCAGAAGATGATCCTTACTTTGACAGCAAGCATTATGTATTGGTTCTTGAAACAACCTGTTGAGAGATATAATGAAAATGGAAGCTCATTGGAGACCATGTCAAATTCAACCACGGATGACACGGCTTCTGAGACCTCAACAGAGTAG
- the LOC122656982 gene encoding fimbrin-2-like isoform X3 yields MAGYVGILVSDPWLQNQFTQVELRGLKTYFLAVRRELGRVTFGDLPSRMSKLKVVGDTMTEEERASFLLESHVNMDEEIDFEVFLRVYLKMQAHANAKMGSGAKNSSAFLKAATTTLLHTISESEKASYVAHINNYLGQDEFLKKYLPIDPSTNDLFEIAKDGVLLCKLINVAVPGTIDERAINTKRVLNPWERNENHTLCLNSAKAIGCTVVNIGTQDFIEGRRHLVLGVISQIIKIQLLADLNLKKTPQLVELVDDSKDMEELMSLAPEKILLRWMNFQLKKGGYKKPVTNFSSDVKDGEAYACLLNVLAPEHSNPSMLSVKDPLQKAKLILEHADRMGCKRYLTPKDIVEGSPNLNLAFVAHIFQLRNGLSSQTKQISYVEISPDDAQVSREERAFRLWINSLGNSTYIDNVFEDVRNGWVLLEALDKVLPGIVNWKIATKPPIKMPFRKVENCNQVVKIGKQLKFSLVNVAGHDIVQGNKKLILAFLWQLMRYNILQLLKNLRFHSHEKAITDADILEWANKKVRDAGRHSRMDSFKDKSLSDGIFFLELLSAVEARVVSWSLVTKGENGKLLYF; encoded by the exons ATGGCTGGGTATGTTGGAATTCTTGTCTCAGATCCATGGCTCCAAAACCAGTTCACTCAGGTGGAGCTACGCGGCCTGAAGACCTAT TTCCTTGCCGTAAGGAGGGAGCTTGGTCGAGTAACATTCGGTGACTTACCTTCGAGGATGTCGAAACTGAAAGTTGTTGGAGACACTATGACTGAGGAAGAGAGGGCTTCGTTTCTGCTCGAGTCGCACGTGAACATGGACGAGGAGATCGATTTCGAAGTCTTTCTCCGG GTTTATCTCAAAATGCAAGCGCATGCAAATGCTAAAATGGGCAGTGGCGCGAAAAACTCATCTGCGTTTCTCAAGGCTGCTACGACTACATTGCTTCATACCATTAGTGAATCTGAGAAGGCATCTTATGTTGCACATATTAACAACTACCTTGGACAAGATGAGTTCTTGAAGAAATACCTTCCTATAGATCCTTCCACTAATGATCTCTTTGAGATTGCAAAGGATGGTGTTCTTTTATG TAAGCTCATCAATGTCGCAGTACCAGGTACTATTGATGAACGAGCCATCAATACTAAGAGAGTACTCAATCCATGGGAAAGGAATGAGAACCATACACTGTGCCTCAACTCTGCTAAGGCCATAGGATGTACGGTAGTTAATATTGGGACACAGGACTTCATCGAAGGAAGG cgTCATCTTGTGCTTGGGGTGATTTCTCAAATTATTAAG ATACAACTATTGGCGGACCTCAACTTGAAGAAAACACCCCAGTTGGTAGAACTAGTTGATGATAGTAAG GATATGGAGGAGCTAATGAGCTTAGCACCAGAGAAGATTCTACTCAGGTGGATGAACTTTCAGCTGAAGAAAGGAGGATACAAGAAACCCGTTACAAACTTCTCTTCTGATGTCAAG GATGGAGAGGCTTATGCATGCCTACTAAATGTTCTGGCACCAGAGCACAGTAATCCATCTATGTTGTCTGTGAAGGATCCTTTACAAAAAGCAAAATTAATCCTTGAACATGCAGATAGAATGGGTTGCAAGAGATACCTAACCCCAAAAGACATTGTGGAGGGTTCTCCAAATCTTAACCTAGCTTTTGTTGCACATATTTTTCAGCTTAG GAATGGACTCTCATCCCAGACGAAGCAAATATCCTATGTTGAAATTTCACCAGATGATGCACAAGTCTCTAGGGAAGAAAGAGCATTTCGCCTTTGGATCAATAGTCTTGGAAATTCAACATATATTGATAATGTATTTGAAGATGTTAGAAATGG ATGGGTACTCTTAGAAGCCCTAGACAAGGTGTTACCAGGGATAGTTAATTGGAAGATTGCAACCAAACCTCCAATTAAAATGCCATTCAGGAAAGTAGAAAACTGTAACCAAGTTGTGAAGATTGGGAAACAATTGAAGTTTTCCCTGGTCAATGTTGCTGGACATGATATCGTGCAAGGGAATAAGAAACTAATATTAG CTTTCTTGTGGCAATTAATGCGGTACAACATTCTCCAACTTCTAAAGAACCTCAGATTCCATTCTCATGAGAAGGCAATCACAGATGCTGATATTCTAGAATGGGCTAATAAAAAAGTTAGGGATGCAGGGAGGCATAGTCGTATGGATAGTTTTAAG GATAAAAGTTTGTCAGATGGCATTTTTTTCCTTGAATTGCTTAGTGCGGTAGAAGCAAGAGTTGTTAGTTGGAGTCTTGTTACAAAAGGGGAAAATGGTAAACTCTTATATTTTTAA
- the LOC122656982 gene encoding fimbrin-2-like isoform X1 codes for MAGYVGILVSDPWLQNQFTQVELRGLKTYFLAVRRELGRVTFGDLPSRMSKLKVVGDTMTEEERASFLLESHVNMDEEIDFEVFLRVYLKMQAHANAKMGSGAKNSSAFLKAATTTLLHTISESEKASYVAHINNYLGQDEFLKKYLPIDPSTNDLFEIAKDGVLLCKLINVAVPGTIDERAINTKRVLNPWERNENHTLCLNSAKAIGCTVVNIGTQDFIEGRRHLVLGVISQIIKIQLLADLNLKKTPQLVELVDDSKDMEELMSLAPEKILLRWMNFQLKKGGYKKPVTNFSSDVKDGEAYACLLNVLAPEHSNPSMLSVKDPLQKAKLILEHADRMGCKRYLTPKDIVEGSPNLNLAFVAHIFQLRNGLSSQTKQISYVEISPDDAQVSREERAFRLWINSLGNSTYIDNVFEDVRNGWVLLEALDKVLPGIVNWKIATKPPIKMPFRKVENCNQVVKIGKQLKFSLVNVAGHDIVQGNKKLILAFLWQLMRYNILQLLKNLRFHSHEKAITDADILEWANKKVRDAGRHSRMDSFKDKSLSDGIFFLELLSAVEARVVSWSLVTKGENDEEKKMNATYIISIARKLGCSIFLLPEDIMEVNQKMILTLTASIMYWFLKQPVERYNENGSSLETMSNSTTDDTASETSTE; via the exons ATGGCTGGGTATGTTGGAATTCTTGTCTCAGATCCATGGCTCCAAAACCAGTTCACTCAGGTGGAGCTACGCGGCCTGAAGACCTAT TTCCTTGCCGTAAGGAGGGAGCTTGGTCGAGTAACATTCGGTGACTTACCTTCGAGGATGTCGAAACTGAAAGTTGTTGGAGACACTATGACTGAGGAAGAGAGGGCTTCGTTTCTGCTCGAGTCGCACGTGAACATGGACGAGGAGATCGATTTCGAAGTCTTTCTCCGG GTTTATCTCAAAATGCAAGCGCATGCAAATGCTAAAATGGGCAGTGGCGCGAAAAACTCATCTGCGTTTCTCAAGGCTGCTACGACTACATTGCTTCATACCATTAGTGAATCTGAGAAGGCATCTTATGTTGCACATATTAACAACTACCTTGGACAAGATGAGTTCTTGAAGAAATACCTTCCTATAGATCCTTCCACTAATGATCTCTTTGAGATTGCAAAGGATGGTGTTCTTTTATG TAAGCTCATCAATGTCGCAGTACCAGGTACTATTGATGAACGAGCCATCAATACTAAGAGAGTACTCAATCCATGGGAAAGGAATGAGAACCATACACTGTGCCTCAACTCTGCTAAGGCCATAGGATGTACGGTAGTTAATATTGGGACACAGGACTTCATCGAAGGAAGG cgTCATCTTGTGCTTGGGGTGATTTCTCAAATTATTAAG ATACAACTATTGGCGGACCTCAACTTGAAGAAAACACCCCAGTTGGTAGAACTAGTTGATGATAGTAAG GATATGGAGGAGCTAATGAGCTTAGCACCAGAGAAGATTCTACTCAGGTGGATGAACTTTCAGCTGAAGAAAGGAGGATACAAGAAACCCGTTACAAACTTCTCTTCTGATGTCAAG GATGGAGAGGCTTATGCATGCCTACTAAATGTTCTGGCACCAGAGCACAGTAATCCATCTATGTTGTCTGTGAAGGATCCTTTACAAAAAGCAAAATTAATCCTTGAACATGCAGATAGAATGGGTTGCAAGAGATACCTAACCCCAAAAGACATTGTGGAGGGTTCTCCAAATCTTAACCTAGCTTTTGTTGCACATATTTTTCAGCTTAG GAATGGACTCTCATCCCAGACGAAGCAAATATCCTATGTTGAAATTTCACCAGATGATGCACAAGTCTCTAGGGAAGAAAGAGCATTTCGCCTTTGGATCAATAGTCTTGGAAATTCAACATATATTGATAATGTATTTGAAGATGTTAGAAATGG ATGGGTACTCTTAGAAGCCCTAGACAAGGTGTTACCAGGGATAGTTAATTGGAAGATTGCAACCAAACCTCCAATTAAAATGCCATTCAGGAAAGTAGAAAACTGTAACCAAGTTGTGAAGATTGGGAAACAATTGAAGTTTTCCCTGGTCAATGTTGCTGGACATGATATCGTGCAAGGGAATAAGAAACTAATATTAG CTTTCTTGTGGCAATTAATGCGGTACAACATTCTCCAACTTCTAAAGAACCTCAGATTCCATTCTCATGAGAAGGCAATCACAGATGCTGATATTCTAGAATGGGCTAATAAAAAAGTTAGGGATGCAGGGAGGCATAGTCGTATGGATAGTTTTAAG GATAAAAGTTTGTCAGATGGCATTTTTTTCCTTGAATTGCTTAGTGCGGTAGAAGCAAGAGTTGTTAGTTGGAGTCTTGTTACAAAAGGGGAAAATG ATGAGGAGAAAAAGATGAATGCCACGTATATTATCAGTATTGCAAGGAAGCTTGGATGCTCAATTTTTCTACTCCCAGAAGATATAATGGAG GTGAACCAGAAGATGATCCTTACTTTGACAGCAAGCATTATGTATTGGTTCTTGAAACAACCTGTTGAGAGATATAATGAAAATGGAAGCTCATTGGAGACCATGTCAAATTCAACCACGGATGACACGGCTTCTGAGACCTCAACAGAGTAG